The Deltaproteobacteria bacterium genome includes a region encoding these proteins:
- a CDS encoding anaerobic ribonucleoside-triphosphate reductase activating protein, with the protein MRESLPLRRDRGFDVKGFIETSFLDWPGYVSSVLFLGGCNLRCPYCHNHALVTRPGELPSLDLDEILSRMIRFQGWIDGITITGGEPTLHAGLSRLISEFKEKGFRVKLDTNGTKPDVLEKLIKARLVDAISMDVKGPLDSAQYSRCVGIEMDVDVIERSLDLITGSNIEYELRTTVVPTLHGENEILNMAMRLKGCRGWRLQNFRAQDVLAPPLREVKPYSPERIEHFRTISRRWVAHVH; encoded by the coding sequence GTGCGTGAAAGCCTCCCCTTGCGCCGGGATAGAGGCTTCGATGTCAAAGGATTCATCGAGACCTCTTTTCTGGATTGGCCCGGCTACGTCAGTTCGGTGCTTTTTTTGGGCGGCTGTAACCTTCGGTGCCCGTATTGCCACAACCACGCCCTGGTGACCCGCCCGGGCGAATTGCCCAGCCTCGACCTGGACGAGATATTGAGTCGTATGATCCGGTTTCAGGGTTGGATAGACGGAATCACCATCACCGGAGGCGAACCTACGTTGCATGCCGGACTATCTCGGCTCATCTCGGAATTCAAGGAAAAAGGCTTTCGCGTCAAACTGGATACCAACGGCACAAAGCCGGACGTACTCGAGAAGTTGATTAAAGCTCGACTGGTGGACGCGATCTCTATGGATGTAAAAGGTCCCCTCGACTCGGCTCAGTACAGCCGGTGCGTGGGAATCGAGATGGATGTGGATGTCATCGAACGTTCCCTGGATCTCATTACGGGCAGCAATATCGAATATGAACTCCGTACCACGGTAGTTCCAACGTTGCACGGGGAAAACGAGATCTTGAATATGGCCATGCGCCTGAAAGGGTGCCGCGGCTGGCGGTTGCAGAATTTCCGGGCTCAAGACGTTCTCGCTCCTCCTCTGCGTGAAGTAAAACCGTACAGCCCGGAGCGCATAGAGCATTTCAGAACTATTTCAAGACGCTGGGTGGCGCACGTTCATTAG